Proteins encoded within one genomic window of Flavobacterium sp. NG2:
- a CDS encoding LysM peptidoglycan-binding domain-containing protein, translated as MTIKSITISLSLLLSIPLFSQELAENKGIAVLEKNISYLDSIKKTFVKDDLAACVEQRWMQELTDLGLYNEMANEMLNVDSSKKVDYDLSTELLKSRLAEMDKKSPFRIQYNENLENVIKSYLKYRKKSYERLMAVSDYYFPMFEEALAKKNVPLEVKYLSIVESALNPRAVSKVGATGLWQFMYQTGKEYNLNVDSYVDERSDPLKASDAAAEYMAKMYAIFGDWELVLASYNSGPGNVSKAIRRSGGKQNFWDIKEYLPKETQGYVPAFLATMYIYEYHKEHGIKPNKNLLKLFRTDTIAVKREMSFKQISDVLDVSIDQLKLLNPSYKIDVIPAYHDKIHFLRLPKEKIAVFTSNEDKIYAYVQHELDIKEGRIFRKSEAIASRSIPKKDSLKLTPSNTQFYKVQQGDNLSVIANKYDVSIEDLMKWNNLKSSSISYGENLKIAAVDSVVKANKVAVPTIANQKVAIAESKNNKEELVAHNEEESVEGVNSYIVQKGDNLNSIARTYNVTVADLLEWNELSSTAIALGAKLKIKNQSNEEVTTTAPTVVLKNIEYVVQKGDNLGNIAKKFGSSLDELKQWNKLTTNSVAVGKSLIVAKNEPAINTSYASVNSFKKVDSFAKVAKKEVTDYYVQKGDTLYSIAKKYPGVTIADLKKWNDISSEGIKPGMKLKING; from the coding sequence ATGACTATAAAAAGTATCACAATATCACTTTCTTTATTACTATCAATTCCTTTGTTTTCGCAAGAACTTGCTGAAAACAAAGGAATTGCTGTTTTAGAGAAAAACATTTCCTACTTAGATTCAATCAAAAAGACTTTTGTAAAAGATGATTTAGCAGCTTGTGTTGAGCAGCGTTGGATGCAAGAGTTGACAGATTTAGGGTTGTATAATGAAATGGCCAATGAGATGCTCAATGTGGATAGTAGTAAAAAAGTAGATTATGATTTGTCTACAGAATTATTGAAGTCACGTTTGGCAGAAATGGATAAGAAATCGCCTTTCAGAATTCAATACAACGAAAACTTAGAAAACGTAATTAAATCCTATTTAAAATATCGAAAAAAATCATACGAACGCTTAATGGCTGTTTCTGATTATTACTTCCCGATGTTTGAAGAGGCACTTGCTAAAAAAAATGTTCCCCTTGAAGTTAAATATTTGTCAATAGTTGAATCGGCTTTAAATCCAAGAGCAGTTTCAAAAGTAGGAGCTACAGGGTTGTGGCAATTTATGTATCAAACTGGGAAAGAATACAACTTAAATGTTGATTCTTATGTAGACGAAAGAAGTGATCCATTAAAAGCTTCGGATGCAGCAGCAGAGTATATGGCTAAGATGTATGCTATTTTTGGAGATTGGGAATTGGTATTAGCTTCGTATAATTCAGGTCCAGGGAATGTTTCTAAAGCTATTAGACGTTCTGGTGGCAAGCAGAATTTTTGGGATATTAAAGAGTATTTACCAAAAGAAACGCAAGGCTATGTTCCTGCTTTTTTAGCAACAATGTATATTTATGAATACCATAAAGAACATGGTATTAAGCCTAATAAAAATCTTTTAAAACTTTTTAGAACAGATACGATTGCAGTAAAAAGAGAAATGTCATTTAAACAAATTTCAGATGTTTTGGATGTATCAATAGATCAATTGAAATTATTGAACCCATCGTACAAAATTGATGTTATTCCGGCTTATCATGATAAAATTCATTTCTTACGATTACCAAAAGAAAAAATAGCCGTTTTTACCTCTAATGAAGATAAGATTTATGCTTATGTTCAACATGAATTAGATATAAAAGAAGGGCGTATTTTTAGAAAATCAGAAGCTATTGCTTCAAGATCAATTCCTAAAAAAGATTCTTTAAAGTTAACGCCATCCAACACTCAGTTCTATAAAGTACAACAAGGTGATAACTTGAGTGTAATTGCAAATAAATATGATGTCAGTATTGAGGACTTAATGAAATGGAATAACCTTAAGAGTAGTTCAATTTCCTATGGTGAAAATTTGAAAATTGCTGCTGTAGATTCAGTGGTTAAAGCAAACAAAGTGGCAGTACCTACGATTGCAAATCAGAAAGTTGCAATTGCAGAATCTAAAAATAACAAAGAGGAGTTGGTTGCTCACAATGAAGAAGAATCAGTTGAAGGCGTAAACTCTTACATTGTCCAAAAGGGAGACAATCTAAATTCGATAGCTAGAACTTATAATGTAACCGTAGCCGATTTGCTTGAATGGAATGAATTGTCAAGTACCGCTATCGCATTGGGAGCAAAACTTAAAATCAAAAATCAATCAAACGAAGAGGTCACGACAACAGCTCCAACAGTGGTGTTGAAGAATATTGAGTACGTAGTTCAAAAAGGAGATAATCTTGGAAATATCGCTAAAAAGTTTGGTAGTTCATTAGATGAATTGAAACAATGGAATAAATTGACAACGAATAGTGTTGCCGTAGGTAAATCGTTAATTGTGGCCAAAAATGAGCCAGCTATCAATACATCTTATGCTAGTGTTAATTCTTTTAAAAAAGTAGATAGTTTTGCAAAAGTTGCTAAAAAAGAAGTGACAGACTATTATGTTCAAAAAGGAGATACTTTGTATAGCATTGCCAAAAAATACCCTGGAGTTACGATTGCTGATTTGAAAAAATGGAACGATATCAGCAGCGAAGGTATTAAACCGGGTATGAAGTTAAAAATAAACGGATAA
- a CDS encoding acyl-ACP desaturase: MSIKNIRLEVMQFLEQKVDSFVDQYLIPVEQIWQPSDFLPNSESDNFLEEVRELREISKDLPYDFWVSLVGDMITEEALPTYENWLMEVEGVDNLERNGWAKWVREWTGEENRHGDLLNKYIYLSGRVNMREVEMTTQHLINDGFDIGTGRDPYKNFVYTSFQELATYVSHNRVSQLAKSYGDKKLAKMCKMIAGDEMRHHHAYSHFVSEIFKVDPSEMMLAFQYMMKQKIVMPAHFLRESGQKIGTAFEQFSDSAQRIGVYTAQDYVEILQKLIDKWEIDKIVGLTDEAEKARDYLMKLPARMARISERIVIPAESHIFKWVEPARL; the protein is encoded by the coding sequence ATGTCAATAAAAAATATCAGATTAGAAGTAATGCAGTTCCTTGAACAGAAAGTGGACAGCTTTGTTGATCAGTATTTAATACCGGTGGAACAAATCTGGCAACCTTCTGATTTTTTGCCTAATTCGGAAAGTGATAACTTTCTAGAAGAGGTAAGAGAATTGCGTGAAATATCGAAAGATTTGCCATATGATTTTTGGGTGTCTTTAGTAGGTGATATGATTACCGAAGAGGCTTTGCCGACATATGAAAACTGGTTGATGGAAGTGGAAGGTGTGGATAACTTAGAGAGAAACGGCTGGGCAAAATGGGTTCGCGAATGGACAGGTGAGGAAAACCGTCATGGGGATTTGTTAAATAAGTATATTTATCTTTCAGGTCGTGTAAACATGCGTGAAGTGGAGATGACTACACAGCATTTAATCAACGATGGTTTTGATATTGGAACGGGAAGAGACCCTTATAAAAACTTCGTTTATACTAGTTTTCAAGAATTAGCCACTTATGTTTCGCACAATAGAGTATCGCAATTAGCAAAAAGCTATGGAGATAAAAAACTCGCTAAAATGTGTAAAATGATTGCGGGTGATGAGATGCGTCACCACCATGCATATAGCCATTTTGTGAGCGAAATATTTAAAGTAGATCCTAGCGAAATGATGTTGGCTTTCCAATACATGATGAAGCAAAAAATTGTGATGCCTGCTCATTTCTTAAGAGAATCAGGTCAAAAAATTGGAACGGCCTTTGAACAATTTTCAGATTCGGCTCAACGTATTGGGGTTTATACAGCTCAGGATTATGTTGAAATTTTACAAAAATTGATTGACAAATGGGAAATCGATAAAATTGTAGGATTGACTGATGAAGCAGAGAAAGCCCGTGATTACTTGATGAAATTACCAGCGAGAATGGCGAGAATTTCTGAAAGAATTGTTATTCCGGCTGAATCTCATATCTTTAAATGGGTAGAACCAGCGAGATTGTAA
- a CDS encoding DNA polymerase III subunit delta': protein MLFSEILGQEHIKNHLTQSASSGRIPHAQLFVGPEGSGTLPMAIAYAQYILCNNQNGENTGENAACNLKFDKIAHPDLHFAYPTVTTNEIKKNPKSIDFIADWREFILQQPYGGLFDWYAVLGVENKQGEIRVDDAQEILKSLSLKSYEGGHKIMIVWMADKLNISASNKLLKLLEEPPEKTIFILISENEEDIIQTIRSRCQILHFNGLSQAVIAEALVARENIDPNQAQKIAHQAQGNFNKALHLLHDDSEEFPFEEWFVTWVRAAFRAKKDASAIQDLILWSEKIAALGRESQKKFLEFCIEIFRQALMMNYEAVELVYFEPKVPKFKLENFAPFVNGNNIQDIYNEISEAMYHVERNGNAKIILTDLSIKLTRLIHKK, encoded by the coding sequence ATGCTATTTTCTGAAATTTTAGGACAAGAACACATCAAAAACCACCTGACTCAAAGTGCTAGTTCAGGACGTATTCCGCACGCTCAATTGTTTGTAGGACCAGAAGGAAGTGGTACTTTACCCATGGCGATTGCCTATGCGCAATACATATTGTGCAACAATCAAAACGGAGAAAACACAGGTGAAAATGCAGCTTGTAATCTTAAGTTTGATAAAATAGCACATCCTGATTTGCATTTTGCCTACCCTACTGTAACGACCAATGAAATCAAGAAAAACCCTAAAAGCATTGATTTTATTGCGGATTGGAGAGAATTCATTTTGCAACAACCTTACGGAGGTTTATTTGATTGGTACGCCGTTTTAGGAGTCGAAAACAAACAAGGAGAAATCAGGGTTGATGATGCTCAGGAAATCCTAAAATCACTGTCTTTGAAGTCCTACGAAGGAGGACATAAGATTATGATTGTTTGGATGGCGGACAAACTCAATATTTCGGCTTCCAATAAGTTATTAAAATTATTAGAAGAGCCACCAGAGAAAACTATTTTTATTTTAATTAGTGAAAACGAAGAGGACATCATCCAAACGATTCGTTCCCGTTGCCAAATTTTACATTTTAATGGATTAAGCCAAGCTGTCATTGCAGAAGCTTTGGTTGCTAGAGAAAATATTGATCCGAATCAAGCACAAAAAATAGCCCATCAAGCACAAGGAAATTTCAACAAAGCCTTGCATTTGCTACATGATGATAGCGAAGAATTCCCATTTGAAGAATGGTTTGTAACCTGGGTTAGAGCCGCTTTCAGGGCCAAAAAAGATGCTTCAGCCATACAGGATTTAATTCTTTGGAGTGAAAAAATAGCTGCACTAGGTAGAGAAAGTCAAAAGAAGTTCTTAGAGTTTTGCATCGAAATTTTTCGTCAAGCCTTGATGATGAATTATGAAGCCGTCGAATTAGTTTATTTTGAACCAAAAGTACCAAAGTTCAAATTAGAAAACTTTGCTCCTTTTGTTAACGGCAATAACATCCAAGATATTTACAACGAAATTTCGGAAGCGATGTACCATGTGGAACGCAACGGAAATGCCAAAATAATTTTAACCGATTTATCTATTAAACTAACCCGTCTTATCCATAAAAAATAA
- a CDS encoding S41 family peptidase — MKSVFKKKVIIPIVASAFLFVGVSFQDNFFEIAKQIEIFTTLFKELNTNYVDETNPGDLMDKAIKAMLTSLDPYTVYFNEQDVMKFKINNTGEYTGIGAMITRKEGKIIIKEVYKNFPADKAGIKAGDEIIQIGDVVLSDFKEDASQLFKGAKNTQINVQFLRQGKKNTAKIVLDEVEIKSVPFYAKIDDKTGYIVLAHFNKKASNETKEALLDLKKQGAERIVLDLRGNPGGLLNEAVNICNLFVPKNEVIVTTKSKIDKYNNTYKTAFEPVDTQIPLAIIINSKSASASEIVSGALQDLDRAVIVGSRSFGKGLVQKPVDLTYSTQLKVTISRYYTPSGRCIQALDYAHKDKNGQAIRTEEKNYTAFKTRKGRTVYDGGGIFPDIEIEETKSSPIADALVKNDAIFNYATVYYYKNPNLNDQIPSFTDAHYQDFKNYIKTQNIDFNTETDLALKNTLAIAKKEKIDTAILNEYEQLLASLQKSEVEQLDKNKLEIKNLILDEIIKRYQYQEGLYQYYLKNSFEVKKAASILNNPTEYLKILKM; from the coding sequence ATGAAGTCTGTTTTCAAGAAAAAAGTAATCATTCCCATAGTAGCTTCTGCCTTTTTATTTGTTGGTGTGAGTTTTCAAGACAATTTTTTTGAAATTGCAAAACAGATTGAAATTTTCACCACTTTATTCAAAGAACTTAACACTAACTACGTTGATGAAACCAATCCAGGTGACTTGATGGACAAAGCGATTAAAGCAATGTTAACTAGCCTAGACCCCTACACCGTTTATTTTAACGAGCAGGATGTCATGAAATTCAAAATCAATAACACAGGTGAATACACTGGCATTGGCGCTATGATTACTCGTAAAGAAGGAAAGATAATCATTAAAGAGGTTTATAAAAACTTCCCTGCAGATAAAGCTGGAATCAAAGCTGGTGATGAAATTATTCAAATTGGTGATGTTGTTCTATCAGATTTTAAAGAAGACGCTTCTCAACTCTTTAAAGGGGCTAAAAACACTCAAATTAATGTCCAATTCCTGCGTCAAGGCAAAAAGAATACCGCTAAAATAGTTTTGGATGAAGTCGAAATCAAGTCGGTTCCTTTTTATGCTAAAATCGATGACAAAACAGGTTATATCGTTTTGGCTCATTTCAACAAAAAGGCATCAAACGAAACCAAAGAAGCTTTATTAGACTTAAAAAAACAAGGTGCCGAAAGAATCGTATTGGATCTAAGAGGAAACCCTGGAGGACTGTTGAACGAAGCTGTGAATATTTGCAATCTATTCGTTCCAAAAAACGAAGTAATTGTAACCACTAAATCAAAAATTGACAAATACAACAACACCTATAAAACCGCTTTTGAACCTGTTGACACTCAAATTCCATTAGCTATTATTATTAATAGCAAAAGCGCTTCAGCATCCGAAATTGTTTCTGGAGCCTTACAAGATTTAGACCGTGCAGTAATCGTAGGCAGTCGTAGTTTCGGTAAAGGATTAGTACAAAAACCTGTTGACTTAACTTATAGCACTCAATTGAAAGTTACAATTTCGCGTTATTATACTCCTTCGGGTCGATGTATTCAAGCGTTAGATTATGCCCATAAAGACAAAAATGGTCAAGCTATTCGAACAGAAGAAAAAAACTATACCGCATTTAAAACCCGTAAAGGACGAACGGTTTATGATGGAGGTGGTATTTTTCCAGATATTGAGATTGAGGAAACAAAGTCAAGTCCTATCGCTGATGCTTTGGTTAAAAACGATGCCATTTTCAATTATGCAACCGTTTATTATTACAAAAACCCAAACTTAAACGACCAAATACCGAGTTTTACAGACGCCCATTATCAAGATTTTAAAAACTACATTAAAACCCAAAATATCGATTTTAATACCGAAACTGATTTAGCTCTAAAAAACACCTTAGCTATTGCTAAAAAAGAAAAAATTGATACTGCCATTTTAAATGAATACGAACAGTTATTAGCATCGCTTCAAAAAAGTGAAGTAGAGCAATTGGATAAAAATAAACTTGAAATCAAAAATTTGATATTGGATGAAATCATCAAGCGGTACCAATACCAAGAAGGACTATACCAATATTATTTAAAAAACAGCTTTGAGGTAAAAAAAGCTGCAAGCATCTTAAACAATCCTACTGAATACCTGAAAATATTAAAAATGTAA
- a CDS encoding DUF4837 family protein translates to MNKVHFLFLVISVCLFSCKNKEEDVLKKATGTINSISIVIDDQLWNGVVGDSIRNKFASPVIGLPQEEPLFNINQYPAKLLEGFMTDSRNIIVVKKEEINKFEIITDQYATPQNVFHISGRTVDDILTIIEKQSPTIIAVIRQAEIEESQRMIKKSVLNPKIINNKFHINLDVPSDYKYALHEAAFLWLKKDIISGSSSLLIYQVPIPRVINKNNLVSNIISMRDSIGRLYIHGKDVDTDMMTEEAYAPYFFKIKLDGKTTYEMKGTWELKNDFMSGPFINYTIVDEEYGRILVLEGFCYSPSKEKRDLMHELEAIIKSVSIVKR, encoded by the coding sequence ATGAACAAAGTCCATTTTTTATTTCTCGTTATTTCAGTTTGCCTTTTTTCTTGTAAGAATAAGGAGGAGGATGTGCTTAAAAAAGCAACGGGTACCATAAATAGTATTTCTATTGTTATTGATGACCAATTGTGGAATGGGGTTGTGGGTGATAGCATTCGAAATAAGTTTGCGTCACCTGTGATTGGACTCCCACAGGAAGAGCCTCTTTTTAATATTAATCAATATCCAGCCAAACTATTGGAAGGATTTATGACGGATAGCCGCAATATTATTGTGGTTAAAAAAGAAGAGATTAATAAATTTGAAATCATCACGGATCAATACGCTACACCGCAAAATGTATTTCATATATCAGGCCGTACGGTTGATGATATCTTAACCATTATAGAAAAACAAAGCCCGACTATTATTGCTGTTATTCGTCAGGCAGAGATTGAAGAAAGCCAGCGAATGATTAAAAAATCGGTGCTAAATCCGAAGATAATCAACAACAAATTTCATATCAATCTTGATGTTCCATCGGATTATAAATATGCGCTCCATGAAGCTGCTTTCTTGTGGTTGAAAAAAGATATTATTAGTGGTAGTAGTAGTTTGTTAATTTATCAAGTGCCTATTCCTCGTGTTATCAATAAGAATAATTTGGTTTCCAATATAATTAGTATGCGTGACTCTATCGGTCGATTGTACATTCATGGAAAAGATGTTGATACAGATATGATGACAGAAGAGGCGTATGCGCCCTATTTTTTCAAGATAAAATTGGATGGCAAAACAACTTATGAAATGAAAGGAACCTGGGAGTTGAAGAATGATTTCATGTCTGGTCCGTTTATTAATTATACGATTGTAGACGAAGAGTATGGACGTATTTTAGTTTTAGAAGGATTCTGTTATTCACCTTCCAAAGAAAAACGCGATTTAATGCATGAATTGGAAGCCATTATTAAATCCGTTTCGATTGTGAAACGGTGA
- the rnpA gene encoding ribonuclease P protein component produces the protein MKFTYPKEEKLKSKIKIGLLFSEGRSVSKYPLRLVYFAGAVGEDTKTQFGVSVSKKHFKKAVDRNYFKRVLRETYRLNKHLLLDNLDQPYSFMLFYQSKDRLSFDEINTKTIQLFEKFLLQIKKQE, from the coding sequence ATGAAATTTACTTACCCCAAAGAAGAAAAACTTAAGAGTAAAATCAAAATTGGATTACTTTTCTCTGAGGGAAGGTCTGTTTCCAAATATCCGCTGCGATTAGTATATTTTGCTGGAGCTGTAGGTGAAGATACAAAAACACAGTTTGGAGTATCTGTTTCTAAAAAACACTTCAAAAAAGCAGTCGACAGAAATTATTTTAAAAGAGTCCTTCGTGAGACCTATCGCCTTAACAAACATTTATTGCTGGACAACTTAGACCAGCCGTACTCATTTATGTTGTTCTACCAATCCAAAGACCGATTGAGTTTTGATGAAATCAACACCAAAACCATTCAATTATTTGAAAAATTTCTGTTACAAATAAAAAAACAAGAATAA
- a CDS encoding HD domain-containing protein, with product MSQDLISKTITFVKDKLQSAEGGHDWFHIERVYKNALLIAKEEECDLTIVKLSALLHDIADSKFHDGDEAIGPKTARLFLESENVDESIIVHVLNIIENISFKGGKVEQKFSSKELDIVQDADRLDAIGAIGIARAFNYGGFKNRGMYDPQIAPNMNMSKEEYKNSQAPTINHFYEKLLLLKDKMNTTSGKKIAEERHRYMEGFLSQFYAEWEGEK from the coding sequence ATGAGTCAAGATTTAATTAGTAAAACAATCACTTTCGTAAAAGATAAACTTCAAAGTGCCGAAGGAGGCCACGATTGGTTTCATATTGAAAGAGTGTATAAAAATGCACTTTTGATAGCCAAGGAGGAAGAATGTGATTTAACAATAGTAAAATTAAGTGCTTTGCTTCACGATATCGCCGACAGTAAATTTCATGATGGTGACGAAGCGATTGGCCCAAAAACAGCTCGCCTTTTTTTAGAATCAGAAAATGTAGATGAGTCAATTATTGTTCATGTTTTGAACATCATCGAAAATATATCTTTTAAAGGGGGTAAGGTCGAACAAAAATTCAGTTCTAAAGAATTAGACATTGTGCAGGATGCCGATCGTTTAGACGCGATAGGTGCGATTGGAATTGCTAGAGCTTTCAATTATGGAGGATTTAAAAATAGAGGCATGTATGACCCCCAAATTGCGCCAAACATGAATATGAGCAAAGAGGAATACAAAAACAGTCAAGCACCAACAATTAATCATTTTTATGAAAAACTATTGTTGCTAAAAGATAAAATGAATACCACCTCAGGTAAGAAAATAGCAGAAGAACGACACCGATATATGGAAGGGTTTCTATCGCAGTTTTATGCGGAATGGGAAGGGGAAAAGTAG
- a CDS encoding OmpA family protein: MSKLFQIIALLTIGLLTAQEKKIETVYFNFDKYDLEKSQEEIVYQFLKTIDTTRIESVQIYGYCDDRGNNDYNYKLSEKRVETVRTILTNNGFNKNKIVIIEGRGRVLIEKDTIEDIEKTRAENRRVDLLIVPKNSFGNGIYNSLQDSHQVGDRIYFENIHFDLGSSKLTHSSIKELDIIVGKLSKNKTLEFEIRGHVCCTPEYFDDAIDISTYERKLSVNRAKTVFFYLLSKNINSLRMSYKGCGNKFPLGKGDEMDRRVEFLITKI; encoded by the coding sequence ATGTCAAAGCTCTTTCAAATAATCGCTTTACTAACTATTGGACTTCTTACTGCTCAAGAAAAGAAAATAGAGACTGTTTACTTTAATTTTGATAAATATGATCTAGAAAAATCACAGGAAGAGATCGTGTATCAATTTCTTAAAACCATTGATACCACAAGAATAGAATCTGTTCAAATATATGGTTACTGTGATGATAGAGGGAATAACGACTACAACTATAAATTATCCGAAAAACGAGTAGAAACGGTTAGGACCATCCTGACGAATAATGGTTTCAATAAAAATAAAATTGTCATCATTGAAGGACGTGGTCGTGTCCTAATTGAAAAAGACACCATTGAAGATATCGAAAAAACAAGAGCAGAAAACCGTCGAGTGGATTTATTAATTGTTCCCAAAAACAGCTTCGGGAATGGTATTTACAACTCCTTACAAGACAGTCACCAAGTAGGTGATCGCATCTATTTTGAAAATATTCATTTTGATTTAGGAAGTAGTAAACTAACCCATTCATCAATAAAAGAACTGGATATCATTGTTGGAAAACTAAGCAAAAATAAAACTCTAGAGTTTGAAATCAGAGGTCATGTGTGTTGTACACCAGAATATTTTGATGACGCCATTGATATTAGTACCTACGAAAGAAAACTATCTGTAAATCGGGCTAAGACAGTTTTCTTCTATTTATTATCCAAAAACATTAATAGCCTTAGAATGTCCTATAAAGGATGCGGAAATAAATTTCCTTTAGGCAAAGGAGACGAAATGGACAGAAGGGTCGAATTTTTAATTACTAAAATATAA
- a CDS encoding lysophospholipid acyltransferase family protein, with the protein MQKIVSYPISVIYYLLFGLILIIFHPIQWICLRFFGYQAHKKSVDYLNFLLLKCTNLVGTTYTIKNREAIPQGVPLIFVANHQSMYDIIAMIWFLRRFHCKFVSKIELGKGIPSVSYNLRHGGSVLIDRKDPKQAIPLIKGLSEYIETNKRSAVIFPEGTRSKTGVPKEFAQSGLKILCKYAPSAYVVPISINNSWKMVRFGFFPVGLGNHLSFEIHTPLKVSDFTFNEIMEQTEQAVVKGIQF; encoded by the coding sequence ATGCAAAAAATAGTTTCATACCCTATATCTGTCATATACTATTTGCTTTTTGGGCTTATATTAATTATATTTCATCCGATACAATGGATTTGTTTGCGTTTTTTTGGGTATCAAGCACATAAAAAAAGTGTTGACTATTTGAATTTTCTATTGTTAAAATGTACTAACTTAGTAGGAACAACCTATACGATTAAAAATAGAGAAGCAATTCCGCAGGGCGTTCCCTTGATTTTTGTGGCAAATCATCAAAGTATGTACGATATTATAGCAATGATTTGGTTTTTGAGGCGTTTTCATTGTAAATTTGTAAGTAAGATAGAGTTAGGAAAAGGAATTCCAAGTGTTTCATACAATTTACGTCATGGTGGTTCGGTTCTTATTGATAGAAAAGACCCAAAACAAGCAATCCCTTTAATCAAAGGTTTATCTGAATATATAGAAACAAATAAACGCTCGGCTGTTATTTTTCCTGAAGGAACAAGAAGCAAAACAGGCGTCCCTAAAGAGTTTGCACAAAGTGGATTAAAAATATTATGTAAATACGCACCTTCGGCTTATGTCGTTCCGATAAGTATTAATAATTCTTGGAAAATGGTTCGCTTTGGATTTTTCCCTGTAGGTTTAGGAAATCATCTTAGTTTTGAAATTCATACTCCATTAAAAGTGAGTGATTTTACTTTTAATGAAATAATGGAACAAACGGAACAAGCAGTAGTAAAAGGAATACAATTTTAA
- a CDS encoding phosphoglycerate kinase yields MKTLNDFDFNNKKAIIRVDFNVPLDENFNITDTTRIVSAKATIDKILADGGSVILMSHLGRPKGAEDKFSLKHILATTSEILGVPVKFAANCVGEVATAAANDLKAGEVLLLENLRFHAEEEAGDVAFAKELASLGDIYVNDAFGTAHRAHASTTIIAQFFPTAKCFGSLLAKEIESINKVLKDSEKPVTAVLGGSKVSSKITVIENILDKVDHMIIGGGMTFTFVKAQGGKVGNSICEDDKQELALEILRLAKEKGVQIHIPVDVVIGDDFSNTANTQVVDVREIPDGWEGLDAGPKSLENFKKVILESKTILWNGPLGVFEMETFAKGTIALGDYIAESTANGAFSLVGGGDSVAAVKQFGFEDKVSYVSTGGGAMLEMLEGRVLPGIAAILD; encoded by the coding sequence ATGAAGACTTTAAACGACTTTGATTTTAATAATAAAAAAGCAATTATCCGTGTTGATTTTAACGTGCCTTTGGACGAAAATTTCAATATAACTGATACGACTCGTATCGTTTCTGCAAAAGCAACTATTGATAAAATTCTTGCTGATGGTGGAAGCGTTATTTTGATGTCTCACCTAGGAAGACCAAAAGGTGCTGAAGATAAGTTTTCATTAAAACACATCTTAGCAACAACTTCAGAAATTCTTGGAGTTCCTGTGAAATTTGCTGCAAACTGTGTAGGTGAAGTAGCTACTGCCGCTGCAAACGACTTAAAAGCAGGTGAAGTTTTATTATTAGAAAATTTACGTTTTCATGCTGAAGAAGAAGCTGGAGATGTTGCTTTCGCAAAAGAATTGGCTTCATTAGGAGATATTTATGTAAATGATGCTTTTGGAACAGCGCACAGAGCACATGCTTCAACAACTATTATTGCACAATTCTTCCCAACAGCTAAATGTTTCGGGTCTTTATTGGCTAAAGAAATTGAAAGCATCAATAAAGTATTGAAAGATAGCGAAAAACCAGTAACAGCAGTTTTAGGAGGTTCTAAAGTATCTTCAAAAATTACTGTAATCGAAAATATCTTGGATAAAGTAGACCACATGATTATCGGTGGAGGTATGACTTTTACTTTCGTGAAAGCGCAAGGAGGAAAAGTAGGAAACTCTATTTGTGAAGATGACAAACAAGAATTAGCTTTAGAAATTTTGCGTTTAGCAAAAGAAAAAGGAGTTCAAATTCATATTCCTGTTGATGTAGTGATTGGAGATGATTTCTCAAATACTGCGAATACTCAGGTAGTTGATGTAAGAGAAATTCCTGATGGATGGGAAGGTCTTGATGCAGGTCCAAAATCATTGGAAAACTTCAAAAAAGTAATCTTGGAATCTAAAACTATTCTTTGGAATGGTCCATTAGGAGTTTTTGAAATGGAAACTTTTGCTAAAGGAACAATCGCATTAGGAGACTATATTGCAGAGTCTACAGCTAACGGAGCTTTCTCACTTGTAGGTGGTGGAGATTCAGTTGCTGCAGTAAAACAATTCGGTTTTGAGGACAAAGTAAGCTACGTTTCAACAGGTGGTGGAGCTATGCTTGAGATGCTTGAAGGTCGCGTTTTACCGGGTATCGCTGCAATTTTAGACTAA